AAGATTATGAGATTAATAGAATTAATTGTGAAGGTTGTGGGGTCTGTACTTATTTTTGTCCTAATGGTGCTATTGAGCTAAACAAGAAATTATCAGGTGAATGGTATATTTCAAATACAAGATTTGGCAAAATGGTACACGCTAAATTAGGTATAGCCGAAGAAAATTCAGGTAAACTTGTAACTACAATTAGAAATCAAGCAAGACTCATAGCTAATCAAAATAAAAATGAACTTATTATTGTTGATGGATCTCCAGGTATAGGATGTCCTGTAATAGCCTCAATATCAGGAGCAAATCTAGTATTAATAGTAACAGAACCAACTTTATCAGGACTTCATGATTTAGAAAGAGTTTATCAATTAACCAGACATTTTAAGGTAAAAGCTAGTGTTTGTGTTAATAAATATGACTTAAATCCTGACTTATCAGGCAAGATAAAAGAGTTTTGTCAGGAAAAAAACCTGAATTTACTTGGAGAAATTCCATACAGTAAAGAGTTTACGAAAGCACAGATTGAGAGATTAACCATAATTGAACATTCTAAAGGATTAATCTCGAATAAAATAAATGACATGTGGGAAAGAATAAAGTTATTGTTAGAAGGAGAGAATTCATGAAAATTGCTATTCCAACAGCCAACGGAAAATTATGTCTTCACTTTGGACATTGTGAAGTATTTACATTTATTGATGTTGAAGAAACAACAAAAACTATTGTAAATAAAGAAGAAATAGTACCACCTGAACATATACCGGGAATAATTCCGCCATGGGTAAAAGAGCAAGGAGCCAGCCTTGTTATAGCAGGAGGAATGGGTGGAAGAGCGCAAGAAATATTCGCTCAATTTGGAATTAAAGTTATTTCTGGTGCACCGGCGGAAGATCCTGAAAAGGTTGTGCTTGATTATCTTAACGGAACTCTTGAAACAGGAATAAATGCCTGTGATCATAGCGGTTGCTCCCATTAATTAGAATTTTTAGCCTCATCGTAAGTTTTATATGGGCCTGTAATAATATAATCACTTGGTATTTTGTCGGTAGAACGACAGGAATTATTAGAACATAATGTTGTGATAATTCCTGTTAGATTTAGAATATATCTTTCCTCTTCAACAAGTTGTACATTAATTGCTGTCAATTTTCCATCTGGATAAGCATATGAGTATTTTATTTTCGGATAAGTTGGACTTTTATCAGATGTAATAACAGCTATTAGTTGTCCTTTAGGATTATATCTATATTCGACATCACCATCATTAACAAAGATATATTTATCATTATCTATATTTAACTTATAATACTTCACTAAATTATTCTGTTTTTTATAATAATTAATTTTTTTCCTACCAGAAAATTCATTTACATTAATTTTAGAAATTGCTGTTTTCACGGCTTCCTGACCTAACTTATTAATCAAGTTCTTTTTATTGACATCAAGAGTATTTAGATACTCCATATTCCAATATGGTTTAAAATCTTCAATTATAGTCTTTTTTATATTCTCTGGTATTTCAATTTCATTACTTTCAGCGCTACCTTCAGCTTGAATTACCATTTTTAATGGCTTATCTAAATCAAAATATTTAGGATTATATTCATATACTCCAGCGTACGTTTTATCAACTAATTTATTATACGACCTGGTCATATATCCATATGTATTGTTAATTTCCATATTTTCAACGGGTATTCTGGCACTTAGATAAGGAATATATGTTTTAGTATTATCTCGGTTCATGAGAGTCATTTTGAGAAAATCCTTCTCATACCTGCGAATATTTGAATATGATGTATAAGTTGGTGAATATGGAACTCCAGAATATGCTGAACCAACAGCTGACATCAAAACAGCAGTAAGCATTAAAGTATTTAATGCTTTACTTCCATTGGTTAATTGTGGTTTAGGTTTAACTATTACAGTAACAACAGGCTTACTATAATTATAGAATTTGGCAAGATTTTTTGAGTGCAGT
Above is a window of Candidatus Melainabacteria bacterium RIFOXYA2_FULL_32_9 DNA encoding:
- a CDS encoding (4Fe-4S)-binding protein, with translation MKELVIISGKGGTGKTSIVGAFAALAENKVLVDCDVDAADLHLILNPEIETKTDFYSGKEAILDSDRCIQCGKCIELCRFNAISKDYEINRINCEGCGVCTYFCPNGAIELNKKLSGEWYISNTRFGKMVHAKLGIAEENSGKLVTTIRNQARLIANQNKNELIIVDGSPGIGCPVIASISGANLVLIVTEPTLSGLHDLERVYQLTRHFKVKASVCVNKYDLNPDLSGKIKEFCQEKNLNLLGEIPYSKEFTKAQIERLTIIEHSKGLISNKINDMWERIKLLLEGENS
- a CDS encoding ATPase, coding for MKIAIPTANGKLCLHFGHCEVFTFIDVEETTKTIVNKEEIVPPEHIPGIIPPWVKEQGASLVIAGGMGGRAQEIFAQFGIKVISGAPAEDPEKVVLDYLNGTLETGINACDHSGCSH